The Acidimicrobiales bacterium genome contains a region encoding:
- a CDS encoding ribosome-binding factor A yields MTRRRSHRTPSTRDFPRTARLNQLLQEIVAEEIERIEDDRLGFFTIVAVDVDADLQRAFVWYSAMRADSSPIPEDDEDLVAALEEQRKPLKAAIGRQARIKRTPELVFRADEVRQQADRVEAILRDLTPAPDAD; encoded by the coding sequence GTGACCCGTCGACGTAGTCACCGCACCCCCAGCACCCGCGACTTCCCGCGGACGGCACGCCTCAACCAGCTCCTGCAGGAGATCGTGGCGGAGGAGATCGAGCGCATCGAGGACGACCGGCTCGGCTTCTTCACCATCGTCGCCGTCGACGTCGATGCCGACCTGCAGCGGGCCTTCGTCTGGTACTCGGCGATGCGGGCCGACAGCTCGCCCATCCCCGAGGACGACGAGGACCTGGTGGCCGCGCTGGAGGAGCAGCGCAAGCCCCTGAAGGCGGCGATCGGTCGGCAGGCCCGCATCAAGCGCACCCCGGAGCTGGTGTTCCGGGCCGACGAGGTGCGCCAGCAGGCCGACCGGGTGGAGGCGATCCTGCGCGACCTGACGCCCGCACCCGATGCCGACTGA
- the rpsO gene encoding 30S ribosomal protein S15 yields MDALKPSIISEHKLHDSDTGSPEVQIALLTKRINHLNEHLSTHKKDHHSRQGLLKLVGRRRRLLGYVRANNVERYRAIVARNGLRR; encoded by the coding sequence ATCGACGCGCTGAAGCCGAGCATCATCTCGGAGCACAAGCTCCACGACTCCGATACCGGCTCACCGGAAGTGCAGATCGCACTGTTGACCAAGCGCATCAACCACCTCAACGAGCACCTCTCGACGCACAAGAAGGATCACCACAGCCGTCAGGGCCTGCTCAAGCTGGTCGGACGCCGTCGTCGCCTGCTCGGCTACGTGCGAGCCAACAACGTCGAACGCTACAGAGCGATCGTCGCCCGCAACGGGCTACGCCGCTGA
- the truB gene encoding tRNA pseudouridine(55) synthase TruB, producing the protein MPTDGIALVDKPSGWTSHDVVAKSRGLLGTRKVGHAGTLDPSATGLLVLGVGRATRLLTFLSGSDKTYTGEAVLGVATSTLDAEGEVTGEWPMADLGLPAVRAAAAALTGDIQQVPPMVSAKKIDGRRLYELARAGIEVERPPVPVHVSRFDVGPPVEPGVFPVEVACSSGTYVRSLVADLGTALGGGAHLRNLRRLTVARFDVSEAVPLEKVTPDAVLPPAAAFRGTPLVVADEPLTESIRHGKVLTYDTLGVSGDGPWPVVDADDTLLAVYVPHQATTTKPAVVLI; encoded by the coding sequence ATGCCGACTGACGGCATCGCTCTCGTCGACAAGCCCTCGGGGTGGACGTCGCACGACGTCGTGGCCAAGTCGCGGGGGCTCCTGGGCACCCGCAAGGTGGGCCATGCCGGCACGCTCGACCCGTCGGCCACGGGGCTGCTGGTGCTCGGCGTGGGTCGGGCGACGAGGCTGCTGACGTTCCTGTCGGGGTCGGACAAGACGTACACGGGTGAGGCCGTGCTGGGCGTCGCCACGTCGACGCTCGACGCCGAGGGCGAGGTGACGGGGGAGTGGCCCATGGCGGACCTGGGTCTTCCTGCGGTCCGTGCCGCCGCGGCGGCCCTCACCGGCGACATCCAGCAGGTGCCGCCGATGGTGTCGGCCAAGAAGATCGACGGTCGCCGCCTCTACGAGCTGGCCCGAGCGGGGATCGAGGTGGAGCGACCGCCGGTGCCGGTGCACGTCTCCCGCTTCGACGTCGGTCCTCCGGTCGAGCCGGGAGTCTTCCCCGTCGAGGTGGCCTGCTCGTCGGGCACGTACGTCCGCTCTCTGGTTGCCGACCTGGGGACGGCCCTCGGCGGGGGAGCCCACCTCCGCAACCTCCGCCGCCTCACCGTCGCCCGCTTCGACGTGTCCGAGGCGGTCCCGTTGGAGAAGGTCACCCCCGACGCCGTGCTACCCCCCGCTGCCGCCTTCCGCGGCACCCCCCTCGTCGTCGCCGACGAACCCCTCACGGAGTCGATCCGCCACGGAAAGGTCCTGACCTACGACACCCTCGGCGTGTCCGGCGACGGCCCGTGGCCAGTGGTCGACGCCGACGACACCCTCCTCGCCGTCTACGTCCCCCACCAGGCCACCACCACCAAACCCGCCGTCGTCCTGATCTAG
- a CDS encoding pitrilysin family protein: protein MSTRESRLSNGIRVVTETMTDVRSVALGVWVGVGARDEPDELSGASHFLEHLLFKGTPTRTARQIAEAIEAVGGDMNAHTGRESTAYYTRLPAKDLDLGLDVMGDVLTQPSFRPHEVDSERRVILEELLMHLDMPDSMVHTLMSEALFPDHPLGREVAGTKETVEVISRDQIAAFFEQWYRASNMSVVAAGNLDHDHLVDAFEASLGGLEPGERPERHAPTAASVSAPMVQGSDIEQAHVELGWRGIDHDDSDRYALSVLNQVIGGGMSSRLFQQVREERGLCYTVYSWASTSQDAGSAGIYAATNPSRLRELLGVLDDEIAKLLAGGVTEAELTLAQGCLDGSMVLGLESSEARMERLGWALSHRDEVVPIDEELARIQAVTVDDCARVAERVFGGPRTLAVIGPVSESDLS from the coding sequence GTGAGCACCCGAGAATCCCGGCTGTCGAACGGCATCCGGGTCGTGACCGAGACGATGACGGACGTCCGCTCGGTCGCGCTCGGTGTGTGGGTCGGTGTGGGAGCGCGCGACGAGCCCGACGAGCTGTCGGGCGCGTCGCACTTCCTCGAGCACCTGTTGTTCAAGGGCACGCCGACCCGCACCGCCCGCCAGATCGCCGAGGCGATCGAGGCGGTGGGCGGCGACATGAACGCCCACACCGGTCGGGAGTCGACCGCCTACTACACCCGGCTCCCGGCTAAGGACCTCGACCTCGGCCTCGACGTGATGGGCGACGTGCTGACGCAGCCGTCGTTCCGTCCGCACGAGGTCGACTCCGAGCGTCGGGTCATCCTCGAGGAGCTGCTCATGCACCTCGACATGCCCGACTCGATGGTGCACACGCTGATGTCGGAGGCCCTGTTCCCCGACCATCCGCTGGGCCGCGAGGTCGCCGGCACCAAGGAGACGGTCGAGGTGATCAGCCGCGACCAGATCGCCGCCTTCTTCGAGCAGTGGTACCGGGCCAGCAACATGTCGGTGGTCGCCGCCGGCAACCTCGACCACGATCACCTGGTCGACGCCTTCGAGGCGTCGCTCGGTGGCCTCGAACCGGGGGAGCGGCCCGAGCGCCACGCCCCCACGGCCGCGTCCGTCTCGGCTCCGATGGTGCAGGGCAGCGACATCGAGCAGGCCCACGTCGAGCTGGGTTGGCGGGGCATCGACCACGACGACTCCGACCGCTACGCCCTGTCGGTGCTCAACCAGGTGATCGGCGGCGGCATGTCGAGCCGCCTGTTCCAGCAGGTCCGCGAGGAGCGGGGCCTCTGCTACACGGTCTACTCGTGGGCGTCGACGTCGCAGGACGCCGGCTCGGCGGGCATCTACGCGGCGACGAACCCGTCGCGCCTGCGGGAGCTGCTGGGCGTGCTCGACGACGAGATCGCCAAGCTCCTGGCCGGCGGCGTGACCGAGGCCGAGCTGACGCTGGCGCAGGGCTGCCTCGACGGCTCGATGGTCCTGGGGCTGGAGAGCTCGGAGGCCCGGATGGAGCGCCTGGGCTGGGCGTTGTCGCACCGCGACGAGGTCGTGCCCATCGACGAGGAGCTGGCCCGCATCCAGGCCGTCACCGTCGACGACTGCGCCCGCGTCGCCGAGCGCGTCTTCGGCGGCCCCCGCACCCTGGCCGTGATCGGGCCGGTGTCGGAGTCGGATCTCAGCTAG
- a CDS encoding DUF503 domain-containing protein has protein sequence MHAAALEIELYIRECRSLKAKRSVLRPIVDGLWRRYRVSASEVAHQNSWQQAALGVAAVAPSHAHLIDVLNECERFVWSFPEVEVLRVDRRWIEEEDRDPST, from the coding sequence GTGCACGCGGCTGCGCTGGAGATCGAGCTCTACATCCGGGAGTGCCGCTCGCTGAAGGCCAAGCGGTCGGTCCTGCGACCGATCGTCGACGGTCTGTGGCGGCGCTACCGGGTGTCGGCCTCGGAGGTCGCCCACCAGAACTCCTGGCAGCAGGCCGCGCTGGGCGTGGCGGCGGTCGCCCCGTCTCATGCGCACCTGATCGACGTCCTGAACGAGTGCGAACGGTTCGTCTGGTCCTTCCCCGAGGTAGAGGTGTTGCGGGTGGACCGTCGCTGGATCGAGGAGGAAGATCGTGACCCGTCGACGTAG
- a CDS encoding cystathionine gamma-synthase, with product MSTEEHQEQGFETLAIHAGSEPDPATGAVVPPISLSTTFAQHGVAQHQGWEYARSGNPTRAGLEACVAALEGAAHGFAFASGLAAEDAILRLLDEGEGVVLGDDAYGGTYRLIHKVHGPAGHPWHAVDLTDPARLADKWPDDARMVWLETPTNPALRIVDIAAVAEIAHDHEAIVVVDNTFATPYLTRPLGHGADVVVHSSTKYLGGHSDVVGGFVALDHDATAERIGFLQNAVGAVPSPFDCYLIQRGVKTLAIRMDRQCANARAVAELLHSHPAVDRVLWPGFDDHPGHDVAKRQMRDFGGMVSFTLRGGEAAAVKVCEATRLFTLAESLGAVESLIEHPARMTHASAADSALAVDPALVRLSVGIESIDDLTSDLAKALAATH from the coding sequence ATGAGCACCGAGGAACACCAGGAGCAGGGCTTCGAGACTCTGGCCATCCACGCCGGCTCCGAGCCCGACCCGGCCACCGGCGCCGTGGTCCCGCCCATCAGCCTCTCCACCACGTTCGCCCAGCACGGGGTCGCGCAGCACCAGGGCTGGGAGTACGCCCGCAGCGGCAACCCCACCCGGGCCGGCCTCGAAGCCTGCGTCGCCGCGCTCGAAGGCGCCGCCCACGGGTTCGCCTTCGCGTCGGGCCTGGCCGCCGAGGATGCCATCCTCCGGCTCCTCGACGAGGGTGAGGGTGTCGTCCTCGGCGACGACGCCTACGGCGGCACCTACCGGCTCATCCACAAGGTCCACGGCCCCGCCGGCCACCCCTGGCACGCCGTCGACCTGACCGACCCCGCCCGCCTGGCCGACAAGTGGCCCGACGACGCCCGCATGGTCTGGCTGGAGACGCCCACCAACCCGGCGCTGCGCATCGTCGACATCGCCGCCGTCGCCGAGATCGCCCACGACCACGAGGCGATCGTGGTGGTCGACAACACCTTCGCCACGCCCTACCTCACCCGGCCGCTCGGGCACGGGGCCGACGTCGTCGTCCACTCGTCCACCAAGTACCTGGGCGGCCACTCCGACGTGGTCGGCGGCTTCGTCGCCCTCGATCACGACGCCACGGCCGAGCGCATCGGCTTCCTCCAGAACGCGGTCGGGGCGGTGCCGTCACCCTTCGACTGCTACCTGATCCAGCGCGGCGTGAAGACCCTCGCCATCCGGATGGACCGCCAGTGCGCCAACGCCCGAGCCGTCGCCGAGCTGCTCCACAGCCACCCGGCAGTCGACCGGGTCCTGTGGCCCGGCTTCGACGACCACCCCGGCCACGACGTCGCCAAGCGCCAGATGCGCGACTTCGGGGGCATGGTGTCGTTCACCCTCCGCGGCGGCGAGGCCGCGGCGGTCAAGGTCTGCGAGGCCACCCGCCTGTTCACCCTGGCCGAGTCGCTGGGCGCGGTCGAGTCGCTCATCGAGCACCCCGCCCGCATGACGCACGCCTCGGCCGCCGACTCGGCCCTCGCGGTCGACCCGGCGCTCGTGCGGCTCAGCGTCGGCATCGAGTCGATCGACGACCTCACTTCTGACCTGGCAAAAGCTCTGGCCGCGACCCACTAG
- a CDS encoding cystathionine beta-synthase: MEGDEPRIAESLIELIGNTPLVRLGRVAADLECRVVAKLEMLNPGGSVKDRPALAMIEQAERDGLLKAGGTIVEPTSGNTGVGLAIVAAQRGYRCVFVVTDKVAPEKIKLLGAYGAEVVVCPVAVEPADPRSYYSVAERLVNDIPGAFRPNQYGNDQNPRAHELTTGPELWRQTAGRLTHFVAGVGTGGTITGVARYLKAQNPDVQIVGADPAGSVYSGGSGRPYLVEGIGEDFWPSTYDPGLVDRVVAVSDEDSFLMARRVTQEEGLLIGGSGGTAVAAALEVGRELTAEHLVVVLIPDSGRGYLSRVFDDDWMAGHGFLRGAEHPVAEVLEDVVASRQTDVPLLVYARPEDTVRRAINVMRGHGVSQLPVAKGEMPLAAAEVMGSVDELVLMDLTFRAPEVMGEPVEKVMGPPLPTIGIGQPLATAVELLDRANAVVVLAGGRPHAVLTRTDILTYLSRASGSR; this comes from the coding sequence GTGGAGGGTGATGAACCGCGGATCGCGGAATCGCTCATCGAGCTCATCGGGAACACGCCGCTCGTTCGGCTGGGGCGGGTGGCGGCCGACCTCGAGTGTCGGGTCGTGGCCAAGCTGGAGATGCTGAACCCCGGCGGCAGCGTGAAGGACCGGCCGGCGCTCGCCATGATCGAGCAGGCCGAGCGCGACGGGCTCCTGAAGGCCGGCGGCACCATCGTCGAGCCCACCTCGGGCAACACCGGGGTCGGGCTGGCCATCGTGGCCGCCCAGCGGGGCTACCGCTGCGTCTTCGTGGTGACCGACAAGGTCGCCCCCGAGAAGATCAAGCTGCTCGGGGCCTACGGCGCCGAGGTGGTGGTGTGCCCGGTCGCGGTCGAGCCCGCCGACCCCCGCTCGTACTACTCCGTGGCCGAGCGCCTGGTGAACGACATCCCCGGCGCCTTCCGGCCCAACCAGTACGGCAACGACCAGAACCCCCGGGCCCACGAGCTCACCACCGGCCCGGAGCTGTGGCGCCAGACCGCCGGCCGGCTCACCCACTTCGTCGCCGGCGTCGGCACCGGCGGCACCATCACCGGCGTCGCCCGCTACCTGAAGGCCCAGAACCCCGACGTCCAGATCGTCGGCGCCGACCCTGCCGGCTCGGTGTACTCGGGCGGCTCCGGCCGGCCCTACCTGGTGGAGGGCATCGGCGAGGACTTCTGGCCCAGCACCTACGACCCCGGCCTGGTCGACCGGGTGGTGGCGGTGTCCGACGAGGACAGCTTCCTCATGGCCCGCCGGGTCACCCAGGAGGAGGGCCTGCTGATCGGCGGCTCGGGCGGCACGGCCGTCGCCGCGGCGCTGGAGGTCGGCCGGGAGCTGACCGCCGAGCACCTGGTGGTCGTGCTGATCCCCGACTCCGGCCGGGGCTACCTCTCCCGCGTGTTCGACGACGACTGGATGGCCGGCCACGGCTTCCTCCGCGGGGCCGAGCACCCGGTGGCCGAGGTGCTGGAGGACGTGGTGGCGTCGCGCCAGACCGACGTGCCGCTGCTCGTGTACGCCCGCCCCGAGGACACGGTCCGCCGGGCGATCAACGTGATGCGTGGCCACGGCGTCTCGCAGCTGCCGGTGGCCAAGGGCGAGATGCCGCTGGCCGCCGCCGAGGTGATGGGTTCGGTCGACGAGCTGGTGCTGATGGACCTGACGTTCCGCGCTCCCGAGGTGATGGGCGAACCGGTGGAGAAGGTGATGGGCCCGCCGCTGCCCACGATCGGCATCGGCCAGCCGCTCGCCACCGCGGTGGAGCTGCTCGACCGGGCCAACGCCGTCGTGGTCCTGGCCGGTGGCCGCCCGCACGCCGTCCTCACCCGCACCGACATCCTCACCTACCTGTCCCGGGCCAGCGGCAGCCGATGA
- a CDS encoding bifunctional riboflavin kinase/FAD synthetase, which translates to MHVLRDQSACPRPPEGSAVTIGAYDGVHVGHQAVITEVHRRAESRGLRSAVVTFDRHPASVVRPESAPKLLTDLDQKLELLAATGVDYCLVVTFDEARSQESADDFTRDVLVGCLNTKVVVVGEDFHFGHNRTGNVTRLTELGTDLGFEVQGIDLVDESGAPTGTGARVSSTRIRRALLAGDLVEANTMLGRPYEVRGVVDHGDERGRELGFPTANVGVPDDVLLPADGIYAGWYERPDRTVHPSAINLGRRPQFYEDAPFSLLEAHLLDFEGSLYGEAAKVRFVARLRGEAKFPTLQDLLDQIQRDCDEARRILEKP; encoded by the coding sequence ATGCACGTGCTCCGGGACCAGTCGGCATGCCCACGGCCCCCGGAGGGGAGTGCGGTCACGATCGGGGCCTACGACGGGGTGCACGTCGGGCACCAGGCGGTGATCACCGAGGTGCACCGCCGCGCCGAGAGCCGGGGCCTGCGCAGCGCCGTCGTCACCTTCGACCGGCACCCGGCGTCGGTCGTCCGACCCGAGTCCGCGCCCAAGCTGCTGACCGACCTCGACCAGAAGCTGGAGCTGCTGGCCGCCACCGGCGTCGACTACTGCCTGGTGGTCACGTTCGACGAGGCGCGCAGCCAGGAGTCGGCCGACGACTTCACCCGCGACGTGCTGGTCGGCTGTCTCAACACGAAGGTCGTGGTCGTCGGCGAGGACTTCCACTTCGGCCACAACCGCACCGGCAACGTCACCCGGCTGACCGAGCTCGGCACCGACCTGGGCTTCGAGGTGCAGGGCATCGACCTGGTCGACGAGAGCGGCGCTCCCACGGGGACGGGCGCCCGGGTGTCGTCCACCCGCATCCGCCGGGCGCTGCTCGCCGGCGACCTGGTCGAGGCCAACACCATGCTGGGCCGGCCCTACGAGGTGCGCGGGGTGGTCGACCACGGCGACGAGCGGGGCCGCGAGCTGGGCTTCCCGACCGCCAACGTCGGCGTGCCCGACGACGTGCTGCTGCCCGCCGACGGCATCTACGCCGGCTGGTACGAGCGGCCCGACCGTACGGTCCACCCGAGCGCCATCAACCTGGGCCGCCGCCCGCAGTTCTACGAGGACGCCCCCTTCAGCCTGCTGGAGGCGCACCTGCTCGACTTCGAGGGCAGCCTCTACGGCGAGGCGGCGAAGGTGCGGTTCGTGGCCCGCCTCCGGGGCGAGGCGAAGTTTCCGACGCTGCAGGACCTGCTCGACCAGATCCAGCGCGACTGCGACGAGGCCCGCCGCATCCTCGAGAAGCCCTGA
- a CDS encoding polyribonucleotide nucleotidyltransferase: MAEPIVVSGPISESDETLTFETGKLAFQSQGAVVATLAGTTVLVTANAAKNTREGIDFFPLTVDVEERMYAAGRIPGSFFRREGRPTDLAILTCRLIDRPLRPSFADGYRNETQVVVTVMGVDGDNPYDVLSINAASAALMVSGIPFEGPIGAVRIAWSQEGVWIPHPTYEQGDASTFELIVAGRQLDDGDIAIMMVEAGGTEKAWDHYQDGAPHATEEVIAQGLESAKTWIRESIELQRELAKQAQAAGQVTPLEWEPKLDYEDDVFARVEEVGAGPLAEASKIIQKAERNEATDVATKAIIEQLAGEFPEREGEIKQAARSVAKKVIRKRVTEEGVRIDGRAATDLRPVSAEVGIVPTAHGSGLFQRGETQVLNVLTLGMPKMDQLLDNLGNKDRKRYMHHYNMPPHANGEVGRVGSPKRREIGHGLLAERALLPVVPSQQEFAYTLRLVSEVLASNGSTSMASVCGSTLSMMDGGVPLKAPVAGIAMGLIFAEGKYTTLTDILGAEDAFGDMDFKVAGTEDFVTALQLDTKIDGLPADVLAQALQQAREARLEILRVMRATISEPRDDVGETAPKIINFEIPLDKIGEVIGPKGKVINAITAETGADVSVDDDGMVGTVTIGSTDRTAVEEAKRQIQLILNPPTANVGQTYSGRVVNITKFGAFVNILPGRDGLLHISKIGGGKRINRVEDVLDLGDELEVTVDDVDPNGKVSLSLAKAIDIPEGNGSGSGGSGSGGSSSSGGGSAPVPADSDAVSFEEEFDAELAGQLGDLGPAAAATAGGGGGGRSGGSDEDRRRGRRRRR; the protein is encoded by the coding sequence ATGGCAGAACCCATCGTCGTATCGGGCCCGATCTCGGAGTCCGACGAGACACTCACGTTCGAGACCGGCAAGCTGGCGTTTCAGAGCCAGGGCGCGGTCGTCGCAACGTTGGCCGGCACCACGGTGCTGGTCACCGCCAACGCCGCCAAGAACACACGCGAAGGCATCGATTTCTTCCCCTTGACGGTCGACGTCGAGGAGCGGATGTACGCCGCGGGACGCATCCCCGGCAGCTTCTTCCGCCGTGAGGGCCGGCCGACCGACCTGGCCATCCTCACCTGTCGCCTGATCGACCGCCCGCTGCGGCCGAGCTTCGCCGACGGGTACCGCAACGAGACCCAGGTCGTGGTCACCGTCATGGGCGTCGACGGCGACAACCCGTACGACGTGCTGTCCATCAACGCCGCCTCGGCCGCGCTGATGGTGTCGGGCATCCCCTTCGAGGGTCCCATCGGCGCCGTGCGCATCGCCTGGTCGCAGGAAGGCGTGTGGATCCCGCACCCCACCTACGAGCAGGGTGACGCCTCCACCTTCGAGCTCATCGTGGCCGGTCGTCAGCTCGACGACGGCGACATCGCCATCATGATGGTCGAGGCCGGTGGCACCGAGAAGGCCTGGGACCACTACCAGGACGGCGCCCCGCACGCGACCGAAGAGGTCATCGCGCAGGGCCTCGAGTCGGCCAAGACCTGGATCCGCGAGTCCATCGAGCTGCAGCGTGAGCTGGCCAAGCAGGCTCAGGCCGCCGGCCAGGTCACCCCGCTCGAGTGGGAGCCCAAGCTCGACTACGAAGACGATGTCTTCGCCCGGGTCGAGGAAGTCGGCGCCGGCCCGCTGGCCGAGGCGTCGAAGATCATCCAGAAGGCCGAGCGCAACGAGGCCACCGACGTCGCCACCAAGGCGATCATCGAGCAGCTCGCCGGGGAGTTCCCCGAGCGTGAGGGCGAGATCAAGCAGGCCGCCCGCTCGGTGGCCAAGAAGGTCATCCGCAAGCGGGTCACCGAAGAGGGCGTGCGCATCGACGGTCGGGCCGCCACCGACCTCCGCCCGGTCTCCGCCGAGGTCGGCATCGTTCCCACGGCGCACGGCTCCGGCCTGTTCCAGCGGGGCGAGACGCAGGTCCTCAACGTGCTCACGCTGGGCATGCCCAAGATGGACCAGTTGCTCGACAACCTGGGCAACAAGGACCGCAAGCGCTACATGCACCACTACAACATGCCGCCGCACGCCAACGGCGAGGTCGGCCGCGTGGGCAGCCCCAAGCGACGCGAGATCGGCCACGGCCTGCTCGCCGAGCGGGCGCTGCTGCCGGTGGTGCCGTCGCAGCAGGAGTTCGCCTACACGCTGCGCCTCGTCTCCGAGGTGCTGGCGTCGAACGGCTCCACCTCGATGGCGTCGGTGTGCGGTTCGACCCTGTCGATGATGGACGGCGGTGTGCCGCTCAAGGCTCCCGTCGCCGGCATCGCCATGGGCCTCATCTTCGCCGAGGGCAAGTACACGACGCTGACCGACATCCTCGGTGCCGAGGACGCGTTCGGCGACATGGACTTCAAGGTCGCCGGCACGGAGGACTTCGTCACCGCGCTGCAGCTCGACACCAAGATCGACGGCCTTCCGGCCGACGTCCTGGCGCAGGCGCTGCAGCAGGCCCGTGAGGCCCGCCTGGAGATCCTCCGGGTGATGCGGGCGACGATCTCCGAGCCCCGTGACGACGTGGGCGAGACCGCTCCGAAGATCATCAACTTCGAGATCCCGCTCGACAAGATCGGCGAGGTCATCGGGCCCAAGGGCAAGGTGATCAACGCCATCACCGCCGAGACGGGCGCCGACGTGAGCGTCGACGACGACGGCATGGTGGGCACGGTGACGATCGGCTCGACCGACCGCACCGCGGTGGAAGAGGCCAAGCGCCAGATCCAGCTGATCCTCAACCCGCCGACCGCCAACGTGGGCCAGACCTACTCGGGTCGCGTCGTGAACATCACCAAGTTCGGTGCGTTCGTGAACATCCTCCCGGGTCGTGACGGCCTGCTGCACATCTCCAAGATCGGTGGCGGCAAGCGCATCAACCGGGTGGAGGACGTGCTCGACCTGGGCGACGAGCTCGAGGTCACCGTCGACGACGTCGACCCCAACGGCAAGGTGTCGCTGAGCCTGGCCAAGGCCATCGACATCCCCGAGGGCAACGGCTCGGGCTCCGGCGGCTCGGGCTCGGGCGGCTCCAGCAGCTCGGGCGGTGGCAGCGCTCCTGTCCCGGCCGACAGCGACGCCGTCAGCTTCGAAGAGGAGTTCGACGCCGAGCTGGCCGGCCAGCTGGGCGACCTCGGTCCTGCCGCAGCCGCCACCGCTGGCGGCGGTGGGGGAGGCCGCTCGGGAGGAAGCGACGAAGACCGTCGTCGTGGCCGGCGGCGGCGTCGCTGA